A genomic stretch from Acidobacteriota bacterium includes:
- a CDS encoding diacylglycerol kinase family lipid kinase, with translation MRRAALIYNPISGRQRAARRLMPLLKALRGAGYKAEPMPTEGPGDATQLASGAVAGGDLEAVFALGGDGTVRETAAGLVGSRVPLCPLPGGTTNVLVRSLGLPGRALAAARRVGRLVPRDFDVGMCSGQPFLMMASWGLDAHVLTRQNPALKARFGRGSIALQGLREWWRYPYPILEVEADGRKIEASFAAVCNIPLYGGSFPLAPAARFDDGLLNLVVLRGGGRWTTLGFAASVARRSHLRSKGVEHLEVESVVVRGPENLATQVDGDVLPTQLPVSVEVAPGRLRVLAPPV, from the coding sequence GTGCGGCGGGCTGCTCTGATCTACAACCCCATATCCGGCCGGCAGCGGGCGGCGCGGCGTCTGATGCCTTTGCTCAAGGCGTTGCGCGGCGCCGGCTACAAGGCCGAGCCCATGCCCACGGAAGGTCCCGGCGACGCCACCCAGCTGGCCTCCGGCGCCGTCGCCGGTGGGGACTTGGAAGCTGTCTTTGCCCTCGGTGGGGACGGCACCGTGCGCGAGACGGCTGCCGGGCTGGTGGGGAGCCGCGTGCCCCTGTGTCCTCTCCCCGGTGGCACCACCAACGTGCTGGTGCGCAGCCTTGGGCTCCCCGGCCGGGCGCTGGCGGCGGCGCGGCGGGTCGGCCGCCTGGTGCCTCGGGACTTCGACGTCGGCATGTGCTCCGGTCAGCCGTTCCTGATGATGGCTTCTTGGGGCCTCGACGCCCACGTCCTGACCCGCCAGAATCCCGCCCTCAAGGCGCGCTTCGGTCGGGGCTCCATCGCGCTACAGGGGCTGCGGGAGTGGTGGCGCTATCCTTATCCCATTCTCGAAGTCGAGGCCGATGGCAGAAAGATCGAGGCCAGCTTCGCCGCGGTGTGCAATATCCCCCTCTACGGCGGTAGCTTTCCCCTGGCGCCGGCGGCGCGCTTCGACGACGGCTTGCTCAATCTGGTGGTGCTGCGCGGCGGCGGCCGCTGGACCACGCTCGGCTTCGCTGCCTCGGTGGCCCGCCGCTCGCACCTTCGCTCCAAGGGGGTGGAGCATCTGGAGGTGGAGTCGGTGGTGGTGCGGGGGCCCGAGAACCTGGCCACCCAGGTGGACGGCGACGTGCTGCCGACCCAGCTGCCGGTGAGCGTCGAGGTCGCCCCCGGCCGGCTGCGGGTCCTGGCGCCGCCGGTGTGA
- a CDS encoding radical SAM protein codes for MGRKKQKKPHDWREIRAAERAVREMPVHGAYRLALAYANTYHIGMSSLGFQRTYELVHRRPDWVCERFFSDGEDRPLSVEHDRPLDEFGCVAFSVSFEEDYVRLLQMLDRAGIPLRREERRPWDPVLVMGGSCATINPLPMAEFVDVFALGAAENVLEPLQRALERHTEREAVIEELAAEPGFFVPAYHATDELGGLDKLKKLELGAEQMRQPGFLPTTSIVTPHTEFANKFLIEMSRGCPEKCRYCWATFGMGKFRWHPTEYILGAMEEARKVTDQVGFVATAVGDHPEIERILERGVEMGFRTSVSSIRIPAVSPGVLEAIKASGGKSITLAPETGTDELRVKMGKPISNQTLLEKIRLIFRSGLPNLKLYFIVGLPDETEDDVYGILELAAEARAIMLEELARKKGIIGHIHLGASVLVPKPYTPWQRLPMDDPRTVKKKLSILKKGAGQMPNVSLSTGSVRQAIWQTYISRAGADAAEALERAARGQHLSSLLRELDDQIRPEVFASFEGPLRWHFMATR; via the coding sequence ATGGGACGCAAGAAGCAGAAGAAGCCGCACGACTGGCGGGAGATTCGGGCCGCGGAGCGGGCGGTGCGGGAGATGCCGGTGCATGGGGCGTATCGGCTGGCGCTGGCGTACGCCAATACGTACCACATCGGCATGTCGAGCCTGGGCTTCCAGCGCACCTACGAGCTGGTGCACCGGCGGCCGGACTGGGTGTGCGAGCGCTTCTTCAGCGACGGCGAGGATCGGCCGCTGTCGGTGGAGCATGACCGGCCGCTGGACGAATTCGGGTGTGTGGCATTCTCGGTCTCCTTCGAAGAAGACTACGTGCGGCTGCTGCAAATGCTCGATCGGGCGGGGATTCCGCTACGACGGGAAGAACGGCGGCCGTGGGATCCGGTGCTGGTGATGGGCGGCTCCTGCGCCACCATCAACCCGCTGCCCATGGCGGAGTTCGTCGACGTTTTCGCCCTGGGGGCAGCAGAGAACGTGCTGGAGCCGTTGCAGCGGGCGCTGGAACGGCACACGGAGCGAGAGGCGGTGATCGAGGAGCTGGCAGCGGAGCCCGGGTTCTTCGTTCCGGCGTACCATGCCACCGACGAGCTCGGCGGCCTCGACAAGCTCAAGAAGCTGGAGCTGGGCGCTGAGCAGATGCGCCAGCCGGGGTTCCTCCCCACCACCTCCATCGTCACCCCCCACACCGAGTTCGCGAACAAATTCCTCATCGAGATGAGCCGGGGCTGCCCGGAGAAATGCCGCTATTGCTGGGCCACCTTCGGCATGGGCAAATTCCGTTGGCATCCGACGGAGTACATCCTCGGCGCCATGGAGGAGGCCCGCAAGGTCACCGACCAGGTGGGCTTCGTGGCCACTGCCGTTGGCGATCATCCGGAGATCGAGCGAATCCTCGAGCGCGGCGTGGAGATGGGCTTCCGCACCTCCGTTTCCTCGATTCGCATTCCGGCGGTGAGCCCCGGCGTGCTCGAAGCCATCAAGGCCTCCGGCGGCAAGTCCATCACCTTGGCACCGGAAACCGGCACCGACGAGCTGCGGGTGAAGATGGGCAAACCCATCAGCAACCAGACGTTGCTGGAGAAGATCCGCCTGATCTTCCGCAGCGGCCTGCCCAACCTCAAGCTGTACTTCATCGTCGGCCTGCCGGACGAAACCGAGGACGACGTCTACGGCATCCTCGAGCTCGCCGCCGAGGCCCGGGCCATCATGCTCGAAGAGCTGGCGCGCAAGAAGGGCATCATCGGCCACATCCACCTGGGGGCCAGCGTGCTGGTGCCCAAGCCCTACACCCCGTGGCAGCGCCTACCCATGGACGACCCGCGGACGGTGAAGAAGAAGCTGTCGATCCTCAAGAAAGGGGCGGGGCAGATGCCCAACGTCTCCCTTTCCACCGGCTCGGTACGACAGGCCATCTGGCAGACCTACATCAGCCGCGCCGGTGCCGACGCCGCCGAGGCCTTGGAACGCGCCGCCCGCGGCCAGCATCTGTCGTCGCTGCTGCGGGAGCTGGACGATCAAATCCGCCCCGAAGTCTTCGCCAGCTTCGAGGGCCCGTTGCGCTGGCACTTCATGGCCACTCGCTGA
- the ruvB gene encoding Holliday junction branch migration DNA helicase RuvB gives MEPTSSRILSASAEPEELGVEQTLRPHMLEEYVGQERVVDNVRLAVKAARQRREALDHVLLFGPPGLGKTTLANIIAHEMGVPLRSTSGPVLERAGDLAAILTNMEQGEVLFIDEIHRMGPAVEEILYPALEDYRLDLIVGQGPAADTVEVPLKRFTLVGATTRAGLISAPLRARFGIVHRLNFYRPDELQIIVQRSARLLDIPMEQAGASEIARRSRGTPRIANRLLRRVRDFAQVEGRGVVDLDTARGSLAMLEVDEHGFDELDRKILSALIEHYGGGPAGLRALAAAVGEDRGTLEDFHEPYLIQEGFLQRTPRGRVATRRAYEHLGFPPPAGSSTPLF, from the coding sequence ATGGAACCCACCTCCAGTCGCATCCTGTCGGCCTCCGCCGAGCCTGAAGAGCTCGGCGTCGAGCAGACTCTCCGGCCCCATATGCTGGAAGAGTACGTCGGGCAGGAGCGGGTAGTGGACAACGTGCGGCTGGCGGTGAAAGCCGCCCGCCAGCGCCGTGAGGCATTGGACCACGTGCTGCTCTTCGGCCCCCCCGGACTGGGCAAGACCACTCTCGCCAACATCATCGCCCACGAAATGGGCGTGCCTCTGCGCTCCACTTCCGGCCCGGTTCTCGAGCGCGCCGGCGACCTGGCGGCGATCCTCACCAACATGGAGCAGGGGGAGGTCTTGTTCATCGACGAGATCCACCGCATGGGTCCTGCGGTGGAGGAGATCCTGTACCCCGCTCTGGAGGATTACCGCCTCGACCTCATCGTCGGCCAGGGGCCGGCGGCAGATACCGTCGAAGTGCCCTTGAAGCGCTTTACCCTGGTCGGCGCCACCACCCGCGCGGGGCTCATTTCGGCGCCTCTACGGGCGCGTTTCGGCATCGTCCACCGGCTCAACTTCTATCGTCCCGATGAGCTGCAGATCATCGTCCAGCGCTCCGCCCGCCTGCTGGACATCCCCATGGAGCAGGCCGGTGCTTCAGAGATCGCTCGGCGCAGTCGCGGCACCCCGCGGATCGCCAATCGCTTGCTGCGGCGGGTGCGGGACTTCGCCCAGGTGGAGGGCCGGGGGGTCGTCGACCTCGACACCGCCCGGGGCTCCCTGGCCATGTTGGAAGTGGACGAGCACGGATTCGACGAGTTGGATCGCAAGATCCTCAGCGCTCTCATCGAGCATTACGGCGGTGGGCCCGCGGGACTGCGGGCGTTGGCGGCAGCGGTGGGGGAAGACCGCGGAACCCTCGAAGATTTTCACGAGCCCTACCTGATCCAGGAGGGTTTTCTCCAGCGAACGCCTCGAGGCCGGGTCGCAACCCGGCGCGCCTACGAGCATCTCGGCTTCCCCCCGCCGGCAGGCTCCTCGACCCCTCTCTTCTGA
- a CDS encoding RHS repeat-associated core domain-containing protein: TGHQRDTHGLSDYMRGRTCAFPLQRFMSVDPGRDGWNLYAYTRGNPLVLVDPTGRAAWRKGIQVLKVLADREKRTALVAAFRPRSRRQAVEQTKEALDQVSEAERASGVKRVVEVQSEKQRDGLAASLSSNGRARDPEVSSGYPEHVNPQEGPYSDVHVQVQGQRKSGSGLAKVGAGALVLQEIQDIVAPNLSQLVEYGDASPGALVSAAGWDITSTLDPFGVSDLIGLAAGL, encoded by the coding sequence ACACCGGCCACCAGCGGGACACCCACGGGCTGTCGGACTACATGCGGGGGCGGACGTGTGCGTTTCCGCTGCAGCGGTTTATGAGCGTGGATCCGGGGAGGGATGGGTGGAATTTGTATGCTTACACTCGGGGGAATCCCCTGGTCCTTGTAGATCCGACGGGCAGAGCTGCTTGGCGCAAAGGAATCCAGGTACTCAAAGTTCTTGCCGATCGGGAGAAGAGAACTGCCCTTGTAGCCGCTTTCCGACCAAGGTCGCGGCGTCAAGCTGTCGAACAAACCAAGGAAGCGCTCGACCAGGTTAGCGAAGCAGAGAGGGCTTCGGGAGTGAAAAGAGTTGTGGAGGTCCAGTCGGAGAAACAACGCGACGGGCTGGCTGCATCGTTGTCAAGCAATGGCAGGGCAAGGGATCCTGAAGTATCCTCGGGCTATCCAGAGCATGTGAATCCACAAGAGGGGCCCTACTCCGATGTACATGTACAGGTGCAGGGCCAGCGAAAATCTGGATCGGGCCTTGCGAAGGTCGGGGCTGGGGCCCTGGTGCTCCAGGAGATCCAAGACATTGTTGCCCCAAACCTCTCTCAACTCGTGGAGTACGGTGATGCTTCACCTGGTGCTCTAGTTAGCGCTGCGGGTTGGGACATCACGTCTACGCTCGATCCCTTTGGGGTGTCGGATCTAATTGGCCTTGCTGCAGGCCTCTAA
- a CDS encoding 16S rRNA (uracil(1498)-N(3))-methyltransferase, with protein sequence MNLLLLDEGDFRAPGRVELRDRRLRHARRVLRTAPGEQLRVGLVGGRRGSGEVLRIDEEALELAVCLDREPPPKLPLTLILALPRPKVLRRVLQAVTSLGAAHIYLIHAYRVEKSYWQSPFLEPTALEEQLRLGLEQAGDTMLPKLEVRRRFRPFVEDELPALAERSSALVADPRGEEPCPRGLAGEVTLAVGPEGGFIPFELELLERAGCRPVHLGERILRVETALPALVGRIF encoded by the coding sequence ATGAACTTATTGCTGCTCGACGAGGGAGACTTCAGGGCTCCCGGCCGGGTCGAGCTGCGGGATCGCAGGCTGCGTCACGCTCGGCGAGTGCTCCGGACGGCCCCTGGTGAGCAGCTGCGGGTGGGACTGGTAGGCGGCCGCCGGGGCAGCGGCGAGGTGCTGCGCATCGACGAGGAGGCGCTGGAGCTGGCGGTCTGCCTCGACAGGGAGCCGCCACCCAAGCTTCCCCTGACCCTGATCCTGGCCCTGCCCCGGCCGAAGGTTCTGCGGCGGGTGCTACAAGCGGTGACCAGCCTAGGCGCCGCCCACATTTACTTGATCCACGCCTACCGGGTCGAAAAGAGCTATTGGCAGAGCCCCTTCCTCGAGCCCACGGCCCTCGAAGAGCAGCTGCGCCTAGGCCTGGAGCAGGCTGGCGACACGATGCTTCCGAAACTCGAGGTGCGGCGACGCTTTCGCCCGTTCGTGGAGGACGAGCTTCCAGCGCTGGCGGAGAGAAGCTCAGCCCTGGTGGCGGACCCCCGCGGGGAGGAGCCCTGCCCTCGGGGACTGGCCGGTGAGGTGACGCTGGCGGTGGGGCCCGAGGGAGGTTTCATCCCCTTCGAGCTGGAGCTCCTGGAGCGAGCCGGCTGCCGCCCCGTGCACTTGGGCGAGCGGATCTTACGGGTGGAAACGGCGCTGCCGGCGCTGGTGGGAAGGATCTTCTAG